The genomic segment NNNNNNNNNNNNNNNNNNNNNNNNNNNNNNNNNNNNNNNNNNNNNNNNNNNNNNNNNNNNNNNNNNNNNNNNNNNNNNNNNNNNNNNTTAGTGTGATACAATCACTGGatatacagatataaaatataatacatattgtttttttagcttaactaaataattataatatttgtttattattcaacgtcgatatataggtacgacgGACCTGTGTAGTAGTAACCGTGGTTATGGCgtttgaatgtttatttattttcagccaGCAACTATCAgttaggcatattattatattatttttaagcagaTTCACGCTTATAACaaatatcgtaatattttaactattactataatatcataattatctgTGATTACTGATTCACTTTGACTAAATTTTTACGcatttgtgttatattataatatgttattacgttaacatataggtatattataatgttttattatataagttgtttaataatttagggTATACTAagcatattgttataaattatgtttaagtttttatCTTATCAtaagcattttttaaatctgaataTTACAAACCAATTACCTACAACCTGccttattattgtaattgtccTACTAGGTAGAATGAATAAAATTCGAAGCTAATAACAgtgcatattttgttgatttatttttccaaaatctaacttggtttttagaaaaaaacattttaaacatttttaacatttttcaaatattttgtgtatggaAAGAGATAGAGAGTTATATAGGTCTATAAttcgtatatattgtattatatcgcTGGATTTAATAATTTCGTTATTATTCTTACCTACTTCCTGGATATTCGATATTTTTCTGATATATGGTCATCAACTCCATTATAACGTGATCGCTTTCGGTTGTAGTTTatttaggatataatataatataaagcgacgtgtaattctaaaaagaaaaattgttaaatatagtgCACACTGTTATTTTAGCTAAActgaatacctaattaaatttgtttattattcagcGTCGATATACCAACCGGCTGGGTATCCGTGGTTATCTCGTTtgaacgtttatttattttcagccaGCAACTATCTGTTaggtttattgttatattatttttacacagatTCACGCTTATAcaaatgttgtaatattttaactattactataatatcNNNNNNNNNNNNNNNNNNNNNNNNNNNNNNNNNNNNNNNNNNNNNNNNNNNNNNNNNNNNNNNNNNNNNNNNNNNNNNNNNNNNNNNNNNNNNNNNNNNNNNNNNNNNNNNNNNNNNNNNNNNNNNNNNNNNNNNNNNNNNNNNNNNNNNNNNNNNNNNNNNNNNNNNNNNNNNNNNNNNNNNNNNNNNNNNNNNNNNNNNNNNNNNNNNNNNNNNNNNNNNNNNNNNNNNNNNNNNNNNNNNNNNNNNNNNNNNNNNNNNNNNNNNNNNNNNNNNNNNNNNNNNNNNNNNNNNNNNNNNNNNNNNNNNNNNNNNNNNNNNNNNNNNNNNNNNNNNNNNNNNNNNNNNNNNNNNNNNNNNNNNNNNNNNNNNNNNNNNNNNNNNNNNNNNNNNNNNNNNNNNNNNNNNNNNNNNNNNNNNNNNNNNNNNNNNNNNNNNNNNNNNNNNNNNNNNNNNNNNNNNNNNNNNNNNNNNNNNNNNNNNNNNNNNNNNNNNNNNNNNNNNNNNNNNNNNNNNNNNNNNNNNNNNNNNNNNNNNNNNNNNNNNNNNNNNNNNNNNNNNNNNNNNNNNNNNNNNNNNNNNNNNNNNNNNNNNNNNNNNNNNNNNNNNNNNNNNNNNNNNNNNNNNNNNNNNNNNNNNNNNNNNNNNNNNNNNNNNNNNNNNNNNNNNNNNNNNNNNNNNNNNNNNNNNNNNNNNNNNNNNNNNNNNNNNNNNNNNNNNNNNNNNNNNNNNNNNNNNNNNNNNNNNNNNNNNNNNNNNNNNNNNNNNNNNNNNNNNNNNNNNNNNNNNNNNNNNNNNNNNNNNNNNNNNNNNNNNNNNNNNNNNNNNNNNNNNNNNNNNNNNNNNNNNNNNNNNNNNNNNNNNNNNNNNNNNNNAAGATCTacagcttaaaaataatacgttatacGATTTAAATACAACGGAGGTTTAGTTTTGGAACATTCAAGTTTAGGGTAGGGTAATTCGTTTTCCAGTTAGATAATGTAGTACCTAGCACTTGAAAGTAATCatttatacgatataattatttaaatacaacaaatgGGTAAAGTGTAGTTATAGCCAATTAATAGtggaatgtttatttatatacaaatatattatgtttactcgtataatatttgttataacttattaaattagagcttaggtataataaatacaatttaacaaggAAAGTGAACAGTTAACAGTCTTTcctactacctacttatttcctaaataaatatatgtatattcacatttgtaatacctactaatacatttataacctATTTTAGTACACCAACATGGACGGCTCAttctattatgaatttataaatatgaattccTTCAAACAACaaatgtgtgtaataataattcactccAATTACACAGCGATTTAGCAAGTAATCCTTATGGGTTATTTTGGATTACCTTACAAAGAATAATGTTTGAATAAAAGTTGTCGAAATATGTTAGTAATACTTTTTATTCTGAAATCAAGGTAATATAAGtcttaagtaattaataatatacctatattaaataaatacatttcttttatgatttattataggtatgatacatattttgttaaagatACCATAACGATTCTCCCAAAGGGTGAACTGTATACACAATTTGACCAATAATGACTAATATGATACCACGAACCAGCcttaatattttgaagattGAAGCATATTTTCTTTTCCAAAAAGTTTTTGTTGTTGAACCAACAGattatcagaatttaaaataatatttaattcaatacttattaaataataaatacatttttaattgatttatattaggtatataattatattttatggttatagATGAGAGAGTAGATGAGTGACTGAGGCTGAGACTGCCTCAAAAGAGACTACCCGGATGTACAATGATGACTAGAATTATCTCATTTGCCTTTATATTGATGATTAGatgcaaaaaaatgtatgaaatatttctgTCGACCTATTCCTCATAGAGAGCCTAATAATGATGTGTGGAATTGGGTATTGGCTCGTTAAATGCCTTGTTTTGCTATGCTTGCCGTTTATTTGCAGTAGATTCTGGTCATATTGAAGACACATTTAAGACTGTGGGTTTTAATAACTGGAAAAAGGCAAGTATTACCTATTGTGTACTTATTTACATACTAATATGTATtactatcaattttattataagtaattattgttttttttcttatattttagttggcTGGTTCAACAgatgcaaaacaaaaaaaaaaactaagttgCAAAAACATGCTCAAAGTGAACATCATTTGACACCAATAGTTAAATGGGTGTGTTACATACATTCTAAAAAACTAGGAACAAATTCAGTGATTTCACAGTTGTCAGCTGCTAGCAAAGAACAAATATTGAGAAATCACGaatatataaaatgtcttaAGTGATATAGTGTTATACCACGGCCGTCAAGGAATTGCACTACGAGCACATCGAGAAGatgtaaattcattaaataaaggTATTGatagtttagtttttattaaaatacaacttgttaattgaattttgatataatattaatttcaaataatttttaggaaattttaaagaaatgtgTTCTCTTTTTGCAAGACATAATTCTGattttgctaaaatatataatgctgaaaaaaaaactactctAGTTGGACAATACAAAATGAGTTAAAAACCATTTGTGCAacatatttaatagatattatcatTAATGAAATACGAGAATCAAGAATGTTCATCATTCAATGTGATGAAGCtcggtaataaattaataaattattaatataattaaaatatattatcaatacttaataccatattttattctcatatatttaataagatGAGTAACTTAACTATAgtaaggtatttaaaataacacaaattatattgagtataacttataagtattgttattttttattttataatttgtattataatattttgtttttattacaggTGTTATAAACAAGAGCAACTAGCACTTTgtattggatatttaaaaactttagaaGTTTATGAAAGATTTATTGAGTTCTATGATGTCTCAGAAAACCAAAATGCTGCTTCCTTAGTTGCTGTTTTGCTTCATTTCATAAATTCTTCAAATTTGAGTAATGTCCCTATTATTGGACAATCCTATGATGGGGCTGCAATTATGTCTGGTTCAGTAGGAGGTGTTCAAACCAAATTTAGACAATCCCATCCTTCAGCATCTCGAGCTGTTTATGTCCATTGCATGGATCATAAGCTTAACTGAGTCATTGTGGATATGTGCAAgcatttaaaagtaataattgcaATAAACAATGTTGatactattttaattgttgaatattttagGATGCTAGGAATGTCTTTAATGGTCTAGAAGCTTTAGCTTTATATGTCCACTTTTCTAAGCGAGCTAAAGaccataaattgaaaaatatgcaaaataaacttGGGCTAAAAAACACTAAACTAGAACAACTTAGTGATACCAGATGGGTTTGTAGATTTAAAAGCTGCAATGCtcttatacaaaattataaatctattttaatgACTTTGGATGATGAGATACttgaacaaaaatcaaaatatgtggCACAAGCAATTggtaagttatttaaattatttaattatgagttACATTGTTCttcttttaatgttttgtacctATTTCATTACATGAGTCCGTgaaacaataagtaattttaaatttattttatatttatttatattacttgaGATTCTTCAGTCCATACATATATTGAGTACTCAGCTTCAGTTAAAAGAAACAACTCTGGGCCGATCGGGTAATTTGATAAAAGGAATAATTTCAACGCTCGAAAATAATCCAAGTGCTGAACATTTTTCTAAACTTTGGAATGatatcaaacaattttgttttgaatataatatttctattaatattccATTACAAGGTAACaatttacactataatattattatacatcagttttttcttattttctttctTCCCaccaatgttttaaatttatggttCCATCCTTCGACGATGTTGTTTGTTCAGTGCTTTTCATTATGACAATTCCACATTTCCTTAGAAATAGTGGCGGAGTCGAGccagttttcaacaaaatagtCGTTAAATTCAGCTAGCTTCACATCATCAGGTGCATTACTTTGAATAATAAGCCAAGCGTTGTCAATTTTATCAAGAGGAAGGTAAGCCATTGCTCCACACTTCCTAACATGCATTCGAATATCttcattttgtttatatacGGATGCTAAGCCAACATCCTGAATTTTTCGCCACAAGCATTGCGTGAAGTGGAAATGGCATCcacgtaattttatttcaggAAAAATAGTTGTTAAGGCGTTCATTATACCTATCTCGAAGTCGAGGTGTACGGACTGTGGATTCCatccaatatttttcatttcccCAAAAAGGCGATGGTACGTTTGTTGCTTTTTATCGGACAAAAGAGCAAAAACGATGGGGAAAGCATTGCGTTCGTGAAAACTAGAGCTTACATCGATGTGGAACGTGTACAATTGTGTGAATTGTTTACTACAAGTCTTAAAAGTTCCATCTATAAAAAATTCGGAATTCTCTTNNNNNNNNNNNNNNNNNNNNNNNNNNNNNNNNNNNNNNNNNNNNNNNNNNNNNNNNNNNNNNNNNNNNNNNNNNNNNNNNNNNNNNNNNNNNNNNNNNNNNNNNNNNNNNNNNNNNNNNNNNNNNNNNNNNNNNNNNNNNNNNNNNNNNNNNNNNNNNNNNNNNNNNNNNNNNNNNNNNNNNNNNNNNNNNNNNNNNNNNNNNNNNNNNNNNNNNNNNNNNNNNNNNNNNNNNNNNNNNNNNNNNNNNNNNNNNNNNNNNNNNNNNNNNNNNNNNNNNNNNNNNNNNNNNNNNNNNNNNNNNNNNNNNNNNNNNNNNNNNNNNNNNNNNNNNNNNNNNNNNNNNNNNNNNNNNNNNNNNNNNNNNNNNNNNNNNNNNNNNNNNNNNNNNNNNNNNNNNNNNNNNNNNNNNNNNNNNNNNNNNNNNNNNNNNNNNNNNNNNNNNNNNNNNNNNNNNNNNNNNNNNNNNNNNNNNNNNNNNNNNNNNNNNNNNNNNNNNNNNNNNNNNNNNNNNNNNNNNNNNNNNNNNNNNNNNNNNNNNNNNNNNNNNNNNNNNNNNNNNNNNNNNNNNNNNNNNNNNNNNNNNNNNNNNNNNNNNNNNNNNNNNNNNNNNNNNNNNNNNATGTCGTTCATTCATAGGCGACATAAGCCTGTAAGGCATACTATTTACTAGTTAGTCAACATTAGTCAAGGTTTCACATTTTAATGTTCGATCCTCTCTTATAGTTGCTAAGAGGTTTCAATTGTTGCTAAGATAGTAATTTGTTGTcatttttataagtgtttaatattttagctgTTAACGCTATTGTAATGTTACTTTTAAAATGAAAGACATTGCCTCAGTATCAATGACACGTATTTGTCCTATCAATGTTctcttattaaaaattgaaaggCAAACAGGAACACCAGAAAATATGGATTATCTTAATAAACTTAATAGAACTATCTCTTCTATATGACATGAACTGAAAATCGATTTTACTCTATTTACTCTCTAATCTAAGTTGGGGTGAAACGTTAAATTTCTGACCGAGTTGATAAagcaattgtaataattaatactaaaattaaatgtgcgatagataaatattatatattttattattatattatgtatatgcacTGGAGTGAGAATCAACAAAAGTCTGAGTTAAACGTACATTGTCAGCATGTTAAAACAAAACCATATAATAGTATGACAATTCATTTTTTCCTTCACtttcagatttaaaataaacaaattagatATATAaagtatgaaattaatttttttaaatcataacttAAGTAACTCTTCAGCTTTTAAAGGTATTGGggaattttacttttgaacctAACTAACtagatataataactaatataatatcataaatcacCCTTATTATTTTGAAGATTGAATCATGTTTTCCTTTCCAAACAGAGTTATTGTAGTTGTACCAATAGattatcagaatttaaaataatatttaatttaatacttattttaaataataaatacatttttaattgatttatattatataattataattatggttaTAGATGAGAGAGTAGATGAGTGACTCTGAGGCCGAGACTGCCTCAAAAGAGACTACCCGGATGTACAATGATGACTAGAATTATCTCATTTGCCTTTATATCAGAATTATCAAGATCTGATAAATTATTCTCCTGAAGCTGCTCGTCAAATAagggtattaatattatttgatttaattcttAAGAGTATGTTTTTgcactatttattttctctatCTAACTGACAATGGCAGTAATGCCACATGCAATAGTAGTTTCACATTCAGCGGAAAAAAATAcgtgttgttagctttaatattaaagtgaattgaccaaACTTAAACCAATCTAAACTTTTCATCAAACTTGTTAAAATCATAATCTGTGCATGTGCGTTGTCTTTTTTGTAtgcaagttatgagtatgtaaattattaaaatttaaaaatgcttatgtATCGCAGacatttaaatgttgtaaataaataatccaACCTACAAACACAAATATTGTTCGttaatttaagtttgataatagataaatTCATTCTAAAATTAAAGCTAACAACATAAGATTGATTGTTCTGTACTAAAATGTACTATGTTGTGTGTAAATCAGAGACAGAAAACAAACAATTCACTGAATcctcttaatttaatattattgaatatattacctTAATAGATTTTTATGTTTAGCAGGCGAGTATAACATTTGATTCCACGACAGAAGATATATCTGTGGATTTTGTGCTTGTTTCTTCATCCAAAGCCAAAACACCAATGGAGATGGTTGGCACCGTAGTTCTGCTTTTGAGAAAAGAATTAAAGTACAAGGATTAATTGTTGAAGAAGATCTTGTGAAGATCTTGTTGGTGGTTTGACATTTGTCAAAATGCATGCATCTAGCTAATAGCTATATCAGTGTTACGTAGATGTTGTGGAGTATTAAAACTGTAAATGCCCATGAAAgaggtaaattttatttttagtattctagaaaaataagtaaagttcgcaaataatatattttattaaaaaataaatagattaagcATGAAACAATAAAGAATTATGTAGAACTAatcttttttaaatgtgtaattgTGCAATCTAGAGAGGCTACAAGTAACAGATTGGAAAGAAAGGATACAGGATCGCGAATATTGGAGATCAGTGACGGTGGCAGCCAAAACTTTTGCAGAGTTGTAAAGGCACATAAGATGGAGAAGCTAGTGACCAAATATTAGATATTCTACCGcatttaatcaatggtattacacAGGGTGTAACAATAAGAagaccagaaaaaaaaattatgttatttaaacgTTTGACAACATttgttaaaattctaatatgattaataaacaatttaagatataatactCAGCAAATtccctaaaataatattttgaaaaaaagttttttttcaaattaattaatcaaaaaaatattgatgtttacaaaaattctaaaaaaataagctTCTTGACTTAGATAATGTTTTTTccatcaaaattattcatataatcaGATTcataaattggctattttgaatttttcaaaaacaattttaatcaaaatttaaatatttttattttcggtattaaaaaataaacataatttttttaatattatacgtgtaacgcaggtgaatataaattatatactaaaaaaaatttaaatattgattagaacaaaagttatttcatctgtcaggtctttctgttacagcctgtatattaacataatattatacataaacggtatgcctataatattatattgcactcGCAATGCGAATGTCAGCATTTGGCGGCGCGCCATTatcgttaattatatatattataagcgtggatgtataatatataaaaaaaaaattaaaattaaaatgggaTGACGGTGAAGacgataatgattataatataatgacgataATATGCACCGCCGCTAttgtattaactaaaatattacatgtttttttagtttttttttctataaatatcaatactgGCCCAAAAgcctgaaaatttaatacaacgttcctgatatattgttacaatattagttgacaaatattaaaaatatgcacaacattttttttcaagcaTTTAAAGaacgaattttgacaaaatttgtcaaatttaaaatttaaaaattattttgttgttaaaaattaataaaatgtttaaattttatagctaaggattgaaaatttaaaacaaggttcgacgtaggtaagtaggttattctataaccaaaaaatcttaaaaatataaaaaaaaaatttttatatttattttatgttcaaatttggacaaaattacttactaaataaacaataataataacgattttagttattttgttgtaattttataatattaatttaacttactcaataagttgtaatggatgtgttaaatttaaatttaattataaatcactGTTTTAAAACGATCTGTCAgcctataaacatattttaatattttattatatgtatattggtacCATTATGGCATTTCTGTAAGTCAtttacaaggctgggcaagttaacaattttttttaactcgttaagttaagttattttaaaataattaagttaagttaagttaaaagttactcgtatttttttcgttaactcgttaagttaaaagttaaattttaaaaaaaagtaacttaacttagtgttaagttaaaatttgcaaaaataaaaattccagacacataatatggtttgttagatagtttttctggtatatttctacttttcaaggacacctttttttttgcattttttttttttttttgatacttatgtagttaagtacgctgaagacgatggtgaagtcagaaatTTGGGGATCAGACTTAGTTTCGACgttatgacacttcaaagttagtatataataagtttgataacttataaatgtcacGTCTCCAAGCGGGCCCAGTTGTGGCCCAGTGGgggtttacacagcaaatagggggatattttcgattttgattATCGAGCAAGCGTATCGAGAAATcaagcattataggtatttaagggttattatataaagttaaaacttcaattggctataacttcgtgcgccaaattctgatttcaccaacattttttttacccaaaaaatgactaagtccccccaaaaaaaacccaaaaaaaggggtgtcccgtaaaggagaaaagttccgtttttctttacgtccaagaaaattactggggagatttaaaatgatacatcaaagtaaaaacacattcaaaaatttgcattattcttcggacgaaaattaacttaatttagatatttttaaaagaaaattaacttgaagttaacacgttaatcttgaaaaaaaagtaacttattaagttaaaagttaatttgaaaaaaaagtaacgagtttattaacttaattaaaattaacttaaccttttaacttaattttaatttttaactcgttaatgcccagccttggtcatttatttttctatcagTAGTACGGCAGGTTGAACTAATTCTTGTCAAAacctaattttatataatataaatcataatactattttatacaa from the Acyrthosiphon pisum isolate AL4f chromosome X, pea_aphid_22Mar2018_4r6ur, whole genome shotgun sequence genome contains:
- the LOC107882553 gene encoding uncharacterized protein LOC107882553 encodes the protein MCKHLKDARNVFNGLEALALYVHFSKRAKDHKLKNMQNKLGLKNTKLEQLSDTRWVCRFKSCNALIQNYKSILMTLDDEILEQKSKYVAQAIDSSVHTYIEYSASVKRNNSGPIG